A portion of the Bombina bombina isolate aBomBom1 chromosome 9, aBomBom1.pri, whole genome shotgun sequence genome contains these proteins:
- the LOC128639571 gene encoding cytochrome P450 26C1: protein MFLMEISYMSFFEATITSVLSLLLLLAASHQLWSLRWHSTRDRGCNLPLPKGSMGWPFFGETLHWLVQGSNFHSSRREKYGNIFKTHLLGKPVIRVTGAENIRKILLGEHNLVCTQWPQSTQIILGSHTLANSIGELHRQKRKIMAKLFTQSALESYLPRIQEAVSCEVHAWCREPGPIVMYNSAKALTFRIAARILLGLKLDDVQFKELAKTFEQLVENLFSLPLDIPFSGLRKGIKARDILHQYMEDAIKEKLKRKDPTSQEDALDHLINSAKEDGKELNMQELKETAIELIFAAFFTTASASTSLILLLLKHQFAIHKIRHELASHGLSKQCQCQPDVNNPNNNIVSHHDHFVDGQCMTPGCNLPGMLGSGGNVQKLWEQTKRIIGDKNELEPLNSLSKGRQDGIDEDSKCHDMNYNPDKPRHIFTCATSSGEFQALNSECTCKFNLSLDKLRSLRYLDCVVKEVLRLLPPISGGYRTALQTFELDGYQIPKGWSVMYSIRDTHETAAVYQNVELFDPDRFSSERDEGKMGRYNYIPFGGGIRNCIGKELALVILKTLAVELVGTAKWELATTQFPKMQTVPIVHPVDGLHLFFNFLGSSEKISKKSGLYRP, encoded by the exons ATGTTCCTCATGGAAATCAGTTATATGTCCTTTTTTGAAGCGACCATAACTTCAGTACTCTCTCTGCTGCTGCTTTTGGCTGCATCTCACCAGTTGTGGTCCCTCAGATGGCACAGCACAAGGGACAGGGGATGCAATTTACCTCTTCCAAAAGGATCAATGGGATGGCCGTTCTTTGGGGAAACTCTGCACTGGCTAGTCCAG GGCTCTAATTTTCACAGTTCTAGAAGGGAGAAGTATGgcaatatattcaagacccatctGCTGGGAAAGCCTGTCATTCGTGTGACCGGGGCAGAAAACATTCGCAAAATTTTGTTAGGAGAACACAATCTTGTTTGTACTCAGTGGCCCCAAAGCACCCAGATCATCCTGGGCTCCCATACCTTGGCCAATTCTATAGGGGAGCTCCACCGTCAGAAGAGAAAG ATCATGGCCAAACTGTTTACCCAGTCAGCTTTGGAGAGCTACCTCCCCCGTATCCAGGAAGCAGTGAGTTGTGAAGTGCATGCCTGGTGCAGGGAACCTGGTCCAATAGTCATGTATAATTCAGCCAAAGCCCTCACCTTCCGTATAGCAGCCCGTATCCTGCTTGGACTCAAACTTGATGATGTGCAATTTAAAGAATTGGCGAAGACTTTTGAGCAGCTGGTGGAGAACCTCTTCTCGCTTCCCTTGGACATTCCATTTAGTGGACTGCGAAAG GGTATTAAAGCACGTGATATTTTGCACCAATACATGGAGGACGCcataaaagaaaaacttaaaagaaAAGACCCTACATCACAGGAGGATGCATTAGATCATCTTATAAACAGCGCCAAGGAGGATGGCAAGGAATTAAACATGCAGGAATTAAAG gAAACAGCAATTGAACTTATATTTGCTGCTTTTTTCACCACTGCTAGTGCAAGTACTTCTCTCATCCTCCTACTGCTAAAGCACCAATTTGCCATCCATAAAATAAGACATGAACTGGCATCTCATGGACTTAGCAAACAATGCCAATGCCAGCCTGATGTAAACAACCCAAATAACAATATTGTCTCCCATCATGACCATTTTGTAGACGGGCAGTGTATGACCCCTGGCTGTAACCTACCTGGAATGCTGGGCTCTGGAGGGAATGTTCAAAAGCTCTGGGAACAAACCAAACGTATTATAGGTGATAAAAATGAACTTGAGCCATTGAATTCTTTATCTAAGGGAAGACAAGATGGCATTGATGAGGATAGTAAATGTCATGATATGAACTATAATCCAGATAAACCAAGACATATCTTTACCTGTGCTACATCCTCTGGTGAATTTCAAGCCTTAAACTCTGAGTGTACATGTAAATTCAACCTAAGCCTTGACAAACTCAGAAGCCTGCGCTACCTGGACTGTGTAGTGAAGGAAGTTCTCCGCCTGCTCCCCCCGATCTCTGGAGGCTACAGGACAGCACTTCAGACCTTTGAGTTGGAT GGTTACCAGATCCCCAAAGGCTGGAGTGTTATGTACAGTATAAGAGACACCCATGAGACTGCTGCAGTTTATCAAAATGTTGAGTTATTTGACCCAGATCGATTCAGTTCAGAAAGAGATGAAGGCAAAATGGGTCGCTACAACTACATTCCTTTTGGGGGTGGCATTAGAAATTGTATTGGCAAGGAACTGGCACTGGTCATCCTAAAAACCCTGGCTGTGGAGCTTGTGGGTACTGCCAAATGGGAACTAGCTACAACGCAATTTCCCAAAATGCAAACTGTTCCAATAGTGCATCCAGTTGATGGACTTCACCTTTTCTTTAACTTTTTAGGATCCAGTGAAAAAATATCCAAAAAGTCAGGATTATACAGACCTTGA